The genomic stretch TTCTATGAAGGCGTAGGAACTGTTTAGGAACTGCTTTGATACATTTTCTAATCTAAATAGTTAAAACATGGAAAAACAATATTGGGTTTATTTCAGGTCCGCTATGCGCCAAAGGGCATCATAATTCATCATGAGTTGTTTCGGAAAAACATGaatgataaataagccagtttagTGATGCAAAGTTGTCATATACATTAAACTAGAAAATATCGACTTTCCTAATTATGTGTAAAACATGTTGACCTCAAGATGTCAAAGAACAAGCGATGTATACTGGAATGTTAATTAAAACAAGCGTGCTCTTGTCCTACAATGACTAATGAGTTTTCTTTTTGGACCTGGTTTCTATATGTTAGATGATTACGTtcaaatattttatgttttctgtttgtttccaaacaaaaataaaaacaaagtttcaTCACATTAAACTAAACACTCTTAATtgtaacataatttttaaaaatatgtgccTTCTGTAGGTTTGATTTTTCCTTTTTGTGCTTTGTTTATATCTTGATGTAAAACTCATGTGGCAACCAGGTATAACAATGGGAAAGCTTTTTACAAAACATATTGCAAAAACAACATCACAACATGTATATAAAGTAGGAAGAACagtgttgaatttttttattcaggatGACCGTAATATTGCTACATGCCATGTCAATGTTTGTATTCTTTGCACACAGTGATGGAAGCACATGTCCATGCAGCTCATGCCAAGGCACTGGGGTAAATTGTGCGGCACAGAATTTAAATCGCGTCCCCAAAACATATCCACCTAAATCCACGATCATCAACATGCAGGTCAACAAAATAGAGAGAATAAGTGAAAATGCCTTTGGCGAATTATTGCATCTTAAAACTTTACGATTggataacaacaaaattaaacacCTTGCATCGAAAGCATTTTACGGTTTGTATGGTTTAAACGAATTGTATCTGTCGCGTAATGAGATTACAGAAGTTCCTGAAACTTTAATCGAAGGTGCAGCTCCTTTAAAAGGTGGAATTAGACTGGAATACAACAAAATCAGAAGGTTCCCTTTAGCATTCTTATTACACACAAGGAAAACTATTAGGCTGGATAACAACCCTCTACACTGTGACTGTTTTTCTTTGATACCAATGGAACATAAAGACAAAGTGTTTGGCAAATGTCAAACACCCAGCAAACTAAAAGGAAGAGCTATCCGATCAATCACGATAGAAGACGTCAATTGTGTTACTTGTCGGTTTAATCCGTGTGGGCGTGGCATTTGCTATACAGAAGATGGCGTAACAAGGCGTTGCGCATGTTTTGATGGGTATGGTGGtcgattttgtaataaaatacgTAAGTTAACTTTTGGTATTAATCAGAAAAATGCTATTGTTCTAAATGTTGACAACATTTCCTTCAAAATTTCTAGGGAGAAAGACCAAATGCATATTTTGTGCCATTCTAAATATGGTCACTGATTTTATCAAGGCGAAATTTGCGAGAATTGCATTTCTATTTACTAGCAACACGATGTTTCTGTATTTTACAAGGTTATTTGTTGCCTACCTATCTGTGAAAGCAAAATTCATGTGTTTACTAGCCCAGTCGAAATCAATTTTCCATTGTAGTTAATTTTGTAGtcatgaaatttaaattatttttaacaacaaGAAAACAACAAGTAAAGTGTCGCAAAGttaaaaatccttttttatAATTCCTGTTTTTACTACGGTTTTTACTATCTGCCTTCTTCTctgtttgtgtaaaaaattcaaTCATGTTCCTCACCGATTGCTTTGTTTGTTGAAAGGTTTAACCCTGctgttgtatataaaaaagtgtgtcTTAAATACTCTGGAGAACCTTGAATTCCTTTATATGATTAAATTAACACAAGCAATATCCAAATTCCGTGACTTTAATCCCGCGGTTTCGTACCCGCGAAAATTTGTACAATTAAGCTTTTGTCATGAGACTAATATTTCAAGAAATATTCTGATTTGCCTAACTTTTAACAAAGATCGTGAAGATATTATCTGACATATCCGTACCCTGGTTGAGTTAATAGAACACGGGGCCATGCTGTGAAGAAAGTGTTTAAGATTAGAGTGGGGTGTTTTCTTCGCTATTCAGAGTTATTTCGTTTGCTTTGCAACACTTTCGTGCTGTTTTATCaactaaagaaataacacaACTGCAGCTTATTTATGATTTTATAAGTTTGTCATTGCCTCTCTTTTTCATGCAGAGACTCCAGCAACAGAAGCAACTACAAGATATAAACAAACTATTTCATTTTCATCATTGGAAGCTACCGATTTAACAACAGCTAATTCTATAGAGTACACCACCTTTTCTAGAGATGTAACATCCTCCACTTCTTCTTTGCAATTGACAACAACAACCAGAAGCCATATTTTCTCTTCGTCTGCTCCAACTTCTCTAACAACTGCTGCAAGCATTAGCGAAAAAACGTTTTCGTGGACCACACCATCTTTTGACGATTTCACTATCTCTAGAAGTACAAAAAGAATGGAAGAAAAAACCTCGCCTAGAGCAACAAGAGAATCTTCATTCATCAGTACAGTAACTGTTTCTCAAAACCAGTCCAACAACTTCAAAACAACAGGTGTAAACGTAACTTTAAAAGATTTGTCCCAGGTACGATAAAACTATTTTTCATGCAACGTATTAAAAGATGCGATTTCGCCTATTTTTATatggtttattttttatactttaggtGGATATATGTTCTGAAGTTTATATGAGCAATTGCACGAGTGCAAGAAATATGTCAATTGTGTTATACGATATTGTATCAAAGTTTGAAATTAGCCCCGCCTCACCAAATGACATACACCTTGTCACAAATTTGGTGGATGCCATTCTAAAAAGTTCAGATCATTCGATAGATGATGGTCAAGAGGTGAAAACAATTTAGACCAACTTAGTTAATCTATTGTATTTTATGATATAGCTGCCTTAACGTGGAAACAGGGCCGTAGCAGTCTGCAAGACTTGTGCAGAGGATGTGTCATTACGCAATCTAGGATTCATAATCTTAACACATCCACCTGTCCTCAAAAACTGCATACTGCTGCGGCTCAGcatcactcatttttaatgttttactcAACAATATTGACATTCCCTCGGTAAAAATTAACGTTTCCTTAACACCTATTTCGTTTAATTTAGATTTTTACAAAACTGATACACGTAGCAAGCAAGCTTCTTGATACCAATACAAGCACCATATCACAAGCGCAATTAAACTTTCAATCATCTACAAAACTTATCAAAAATTTAGAGATTTTATCCACTACCTATTTGAGTAAAATATGGTCTGGAAATGAATCAAACTTTAACATATCAACCAAGAACATTGCATTTATTGCTGTTCCTGTGCAAGAGGAAGATATATATCTGACAGCCGTTAACACAACGAGTGGAGTTAGAATCGAACCAAGGAGCATTCTGAGTAATGAAGAGCTTGCTTCAATTAAAATACCTCATGAAGCAGtccaaaaagaaaattcgtTTGTCACATCATTTTACTACGCCAAAGacaacttatttttaaatgatgttCAATTGAAGCAGTTGGCGACTGGAAAGGACCACCAATCAAAGATGGTATACAACAATGTTGTATTTTCAGCAAGTATTTTGAACACATCAGTGGAAAATCTCGCAAATCATGTTCTCATACAGTTCAAAGAAAGACAGAAAACACATCAAAAGACCGATTGTATGTTTTGGGACTTTTACTTAAGTAAGTAGCTGCATATGAAACTTGTAAAGGTCTATAACACGATGTGGGTAATGTAGCTtgcatgaaaaaaacaactCAATGATTTGGACAAAAAATActattataaataataaatatgaaaTTTAATATAAATACTACATATTCCACCTTAAGAATCAGAcacataattcattttttcccaTTGTTTTTAGAATCTTCCACCATGAGTATACCTGGTGGTTGGTCGAAAAGAGGATGCGAAAGGTACAGTTCAAATGAAACAGGCTACATAAACTGCAGATGTAATCATTTAACAAACTTTGCTCTCATAATGAATGTAAATCAAGATTTTGTCAATCCATTTGCACTAACATTAACAACCTGGATTGGTTGCAGTATATCAATAGCTGGTTTGGTGTTGACAATTTTAACTTATCTCTCACTAAGGTAACACGAACTGTTCTTTTCTAACTTTGTTAATTAAGacatctatttatttatttttaataatactTAAAAGATTTATACAACCTGAGCAAGCATGGGTACCGCAATTCTTCTATTTAGCCCCCGGGGGTATTAAATTCTGGAGTTTTTAGACGGGGGGCTAAATAAAGAAGTATAATAAAGAAAGTAATAGAAAATAATTCAACCCGGTTACACCAAACTCTTTGCTTAGGGAAACTAttttagaagttttttttttccttaCATATATCAAATGGGTATAAAAAAAGgggaaaaaatttgaaaatgagaGGAAATTAACTAAACACTGTTTTCCTTTAGGAGAATAAGAAGGATGTTTGCTTGTAAAGTCTTGATAAGCTTGTGCGTGTCGTTATTATTCACCATTTCCTGCTTTTTGCTTGGCGCTGAGAAAACATCACTCCGTTTCAGATGCCAATTGATAGCAGGACTCATTCAGTATTTTTTACTTGCTACATTCATGTGGATGGCTGTCGAAggatataatttatatatacgATTTGCAAATTCTTTTAAGATAGCAAGATCTTCGACTAAAGACTTCTGCAAAGCGTCATTTTTCGCTTGGGGTAAGGGTTTTTCTATTCCATATTTCTGCTTTTCATGGTCTATAAAATGAAGATCTTCAAGAAGTAAAtccattcaaaaaaatgcaaggaaaaaataaagaaactaaataaaatcACATATATTATGCAGACAATTTCTTTTACACAACACCATAGAATTTTGGCAAACCAGACGAAATTAATTTCAGAAAAGAATAAAAAGGATTTTAGAGTGTTATATACTGATTTTATACGAATTTAGATATCCAAATACTGGCTTATTTGGATGGTGATTTATTTCAAAATGCAATTAGactttaaagaaacaaattaaattcaaaTTCAATAAAACCCATCAACCATTACTTTTAGGCTTGCCATTAATCATTGTCTCAATATCGGCAGCATTATCtaaagaatcatttggaaatGAAAATATGTAAGATATTTCTTCTAATACTGCTTCAGTATAAACTCTTGCATTTATCCatcataaattattttgttcTATATCGAgccatttcttttttcttttttagatgcGTCGTTAATGGCAAACCATTCTATTTCGGTATCTTATTACCTTCGTGTATTATATTGCTTAGTAATATGTTCATACTTCGACTTTCTATTGTAAGAATGAGAACAcctaaaatgattttaaaagtaaaagaaagaaaagaattcCAGCTTGTTATTACTCGATTTATCATATGCAGTACGATTCTTGGTTTAACGTGGGTCACAGGCGTTCTTGCTATTGGCTATGCTCGCGTTGTATTCCATTGGTTGTTTTGTATCTTTAATTCCATGCAAGGATTTGCCatctttatttgttttgtggTGTTTAACAAGCATGTCAGAGTAGAGATAAGAAGGTGTTTTGCAACAAATTTGAAAGAGGGTTGTTCATCTGCTTGTGTAATAGAGTAAGTAGGTTGTTCTATTTAATGCTGTTTTAACGCAGGCAATTTTATGGAGACAAGAATATAATCATCGTTGTGTTGCCTCCTGACCTACTACTTTTTCTATTCTTCTTCTGACACAACACATTGTTCTTTGTTCGTTTGATTTCTCTCTACTAGAACTTACAGACCGCAAAACTACCTGTTATTTTTGCTATAACAATTCACATGTTTCATGTTTGCTTACCATTATAACACTTTTGAAACAGCAGTAGAGAGCTTTTATTTAGATGTTTATTATCTTTCCTGTCATTTCGTTTTATAGAGCTACATGGGAAATGAGAAAAAGGTGTCAAATGAAGTAGGTTACATAGTCAATGCAATGTCTGCAGTCAAACTTTAGAAGAAGTTTGTAGAGTAGATGTTTTCTAGAGAACCAATTGATGCGATAACGcttaatatataaaattaattattgTACATAAGTAtcactttttttgcaaattttctgagataaataattgtaaatatttaCACGAACAATTAATTTAccacattttctttttatttttacctcCACCATTCCGGCTACTGTTCACCTACCTTGATTTTTTTCGAGTTACAGACCAGAATTAGTGGATTTAGGACTTACCACAAGTGAAACATTTTTGTCAGATATGCACTTTCGCTAGTTAACTTCAGTTTTCTCTAAACTTTAGTTTAGTAAAGTCTTTAAACAGTGATTAAATACATTTAGACATCTTCAACCTGGTGATAGCTACTACAAAGTGTTTTATAAAACCAAGGAGGTTTAACCTTCTTCCAAAAATACATTTGTGCATAGAACAACCTACCTTGATGGGGTCGAACCGGTAACAGAATTGAACTAGATTTTGTAGTGAGAGGACAGGCTGCTGCAATTTATCTTCACTGTGGGTCAGTTGACAAAGCATTGAGGCTCAAATCCAATGGTCTTTGGTCCAAATCTTCACGTTCACCAATAGATATCATCTCTTTTACTAACGTTTATATGAAGTAAATATGCACGGTACTGTTTATCTAGCCTCCTGATTTATTGGTACACTTTGACTAGATAAGTATACATATGTTATGGGCATGGAATATCTGCTTATTAGTTAATGCGTTAAAGTAGTGTGAACTTGTAGTACGGTAATGAAGATATCTTTTGGTCTTTTAAATacctttttaaaagaaatttaacttGTCCTGTCTAGACATTGAAAGGAATTTTAAAAGGAACCAGAAATACACATATCGTAAATACATCTTAATGTTGTCTTTTTGCGTCGTATTGGCATGAAAAAAGCCTGAGCAATGCCTCCTTCTGGCATTTTTCCCATTTATTTTCGCTTGTCTACCACCgtctatttttatatattaaaaatatttgtttttaatttgcaaGCAATCtattcatttaaaattgtaaaatattaaattataaaaaacatttagtaGTTAAGTTAGGGATGACTCGCAAATCGAAAAACGTACGCTAGATCAAAGATTCACATTTACTAACCCCATTCCCTGCTCTAAAcgtcaaaatcaaaaaatttggTATGTTTGTATTGTCGAAATCACAAGTACTAACATGCACGCTTCTGTAACACCAAATTTCGAAACTTTTGAAAGAAAAGCAAATTCACTTTATTTATTCTTGTCCAATCAACCTAAACCTTTTCCCGACGTCCCGATGTACCAGTTCTAAATATTTTCTCCATAAAACCcatgtttcaaaatatttaaatgtcaCAGGATTTGCGCCCTTCGCAATTTAAGATTGTTCAGCGAAAGATTTGCTTTAGAAATGTCTGCTTAATGACACACAAATTCAGTTTACATTTAAACATTCTAATAGCTTAAGAAATCAGAggtagaaaaaacaaaacaaactttacTAGAATTCGCATTGATCCATATTAGAAAGTAAGTCAGATACCACCAGTTAACCCCTCcagattattttaaaaaaccctTCGACCTAATAAAGGTTTTCGTACTTGCCTATTGGAAACattttgcaaaagaaaaaatgcaaaaagatcACCATTTAAAATGTCACATCAACGCAAGTTAGGGTCATATTTGACTGACAAAACTCTTTTTTATTGATTCTAAATTGAATGATATAAATCACTTTTATGTTACTTTTCATTGTTTTTACTCATGTTTTAAACGACCTACAAAGCGTTGAGGAAAATATTCGGTTAAGAATGAATAATTTTGAAGAATGATAAAGTCACCATAAAatcaatgacgtcatcaaaatatgTAGAGAAATTTTATTTCCCTTAAGGCTATGTGTATACCTGTTTCCGTTTACAGGATACATAGGGGGCTCCTCATGAAGGCCGGCCTTAAAAGCGTTACACAATGCTGATTTTCGGAACACAGTCAATTGTTGTTTTAGGTTACTTGCATCCCTAAATTCttgtcaatattaaaaaaacctaAATAAAGGTTCTTAATCATGATATCgtatttagttaaaaaattgATAGAAAGGTAGCTAACCCACGTAACTCTAATTAACTAAGatttgttaattattttaattattttaatcatttttctGTTGTTGCGCCTTTTTTCCGCATAGCAAATACAATTACTTCGCAACTGAAATTTTCCGCAGTAATaattgaaaaactaatttaattaGATAGCTTTCCTCTAAGAATTAAAGGAGGAAATCATAAATTTTAATTGCTTGCAAATAGCTTTATTAGCTGCCGCACATAGTTGAACTCTACGTGCGTATTCgtttaatattttgttaataattttctTGGTTTTCGCCCTGAGTCAGAATCGATTTTACAGATTTCAGGGCGCATTAAATACGAATAACGCCATGGAACGCTTTAGTAACGACTGGTGCCATTATATTTATGCGAATGCAAATAATTCTTTTTGTCCAAAACAAAATAGACCTAAACCAGCTAAAAGATCCGGTGTAATACGCCAAGTTGAGCGTTTTGCACAGGTAAGACGTTTAAGTAGAGTAGTTTAAGTAGAGCGGTCAGTACAAATATACCGTGTGTCACGTGTTCTGTCAAATGGTTACAGCAGAGCACAATTTTGGGTGTAATATCTTTTTTAACTTTCCTGAAACCTTGGTTGAATCAGAAAAAACAGGCTATAACTGGTTGTTACCCGTTTGTAGCTAAATCAGTTGCTcagactttttttaataaacataagAGTATCCAGCTTGTCTGATAACCCGTGATGGGGGACTGTGGAATATTTAAAATAGATTTATTTCTGACTTATACGTTTGCAAAAATATCTAaagatttatataaatattcctAATGAAAGAAGTATCGGAAAAATACATCTAAAGCTTGAATGTGCGTCATGCTAGCGTCGTCTTCCAGTACGACGAAACGTTAATTTCGTGTTCTTGCTATTattggataaaaattttgagagCATCCGAGATCCCGAATAGGTGTTCAGCGCGTAAATCCAACAACCATCGTGTGCAGGCTTAGCTTCTAAAAAAGAagtttgacaaaatattttcattattgcCTTCAATAAGGCGCGAGTAGGCCTACCTTTATTGTTAAATTAAAGATATTTGACACTCTGAGTATATTCTTTACGCTTTGTTGAGCTTACCGACGCGGGAAATTACGTTATCATACGCGTTTTTTTATGCAGACACAGTCTCAACTGCTTTTCGTTTTTTTATGCTTTGACCTTTTTCCTGCAACGTCAAAAAGGTTAATATACACATTAACTTTTATTGCTTCGTAATTTTAATTATAACTCACTATTCTTCATTATTATATAAGCTAGTCGAATTGAAATAAACCTCAGACATTTGGAAATCAACGCTATTGACATTACTATAAAAGAAAGGCAAATTCTTGGCCGGAAAAAAAAGTTCGGTACAACCGTAGAGTGGGAAAAGACACGTGTCAGAGTTTTTAACGGAACAAAAATGAAGACA from Hydractinia symbiolongicarpus strain clone_291-10 chromosome 12, HSymV2.1, whole genome shotgun sequence encodes the following:
- the LOC130621301 gene encoding adhesion G-protein coupled receptor G2-like, giving the protein MCHYIFTKLIHVASKLLDTNTSTISQAQLNFQSSTKLIKNLEILSTTYLSKIWSGNESNFNISTKNIAFIAVPVQEEDIYLTAVNTTSGVRIEPRSILSNEELASIKIPHEAVQKENSFVTSFYYAKDNLFLNDVQLKQLATGKDHQSKMVYNNVVFSASILNTSVENLANHVLIQFKERQKTHQKTDCMFWDFYLKSSTMSIPGGWSKRGCERYSSNETGYINCRCNHLTNFALIMNVNQDFVNPFALTLTTWIGCSISIAGLVLTILTYLSLRRIRRMFACKVLISLCVSLLFTISCFLLGAEKTSLRFRCQLIAGLIQYFLLATFMWMAVEGYNLYIRFANSFKIARSSTKDFCKASFFAWGLPLIIVSISAALSKESFGNENICVVNGKPFYFGILLPSCIILLSNMFILRLSIVRMRTPKMILKVKERKEFQLVITRFIICSTILGLTWVTGVLAIGYARVVFHWLFCIFNSMQGFAIFICFVVFNKHVRVEIRRCFATNLKEGCSSACVIEATWEMRKRCQMK